In the genome of Pangasianodon hypophthalmus isolate fPanHyp1 chromosome 24, fPanHyp1.pri, whole genome shotgun sequence, the window CCTTGTAACAGGCTAGTTCAATAAACAGTCAGAGTGGAGATTGGACTGAGCTGAAGAACAGAACTGTAGTTTGTTGCAGAATGCATGGTGCAATGCTAAAACAAAGTCAGTTTTAgctgtaataaaaacaaaattatgaaTGTGTACTGTATACATTATAGGAATCATAGGAATTAGAGTAAGTCTGATTTCCTTTTATTAGTTGAAATCTGATGGTTTTTGCTGTAGTTTTGTGTTgtgaatgaaatgatttaataaaaatattctttattacTTTCATTGGTTAAATGTTCCATCGCAATTTATCATCATGAGCCTATATAGCCTGTTGTCATGGAATTCAGAGGTGGTTTAATTACAAacgaaaaacaaacaatacagAAACTAGGAGTTTAAACATAAACTATGAAAATGAGGCGAgcaacacacagacagtagGTAACACACTACAAACTCTAGACCAGGAGTGTCCAATCTTATATGGAAAGGGCTGGTGTggatgcaggttttcattccaaccaagcagaagccacacatGAGTCTACTAAAAGCCAAGATCAGCtaattaaacaggtggaatcaggtgtagGAAACACCTACAGGCAATTAGGTTTTGAATAAAAAAGTTATGTTTGAATTGATAGGCCTGTGACAGCCCTTTTGTTGTGTTCATATTAAGCCTACAGAGGGGCAAAGTTCCTGAAATGTGTGGTCTGCTGTAGCTGTGGCAACATGTGTGACTACTACCAGCCCCACCCACTGTTCAATTTCTGGGCCCACCATTGCATGAAACTTGTGCTGGAGTCCCTTAAGGCCCGTCCTTATGAACCTATTCATGATGGCAATTTGTAATGGATATCTCTGAAAACTGCCTTCTTGCTAGAAATCACTCCAGCCAAAACAGATGGGGAATTATCATGCACTGGCCATAAGTTTGTCTTGCATGTGTTGATGGCCAGATGACTCTGAAGTGACCATGTGGCTGAATCCGGGATTTCTACCCAAGGTCATATCACTCAACTTTGCAAATAAGTCCACTGACCTTGCAGCCTTCAGTAAGGGTGAACCTGCAGAGTTTTCCTTGCTGTTGTGGGTCCTAGGCTCTGTGGTGTTATTAGACCTCAAGTGGAGTGAGGTCATCTCTGAGCAACGGTCATCTCTGAGCATGTGTGGTTCTGTGAACCCCACATAACCGTCATGGTTTCTTGTCATTTGTGCCCACAAGTGACAGTTAGTTTAGTTAGTAAATTGTAACCCAGTATGCCCTCAAATGTTTAGCTACCAATGTAAAGTAATTAATCACTATGTTACTGTGTATAGGTGCACAAATATTTTGGCAGCTGAACCAAAGATTATTCCTGACAATATTTATACAGGCACCTGTTACATTAGCAATGCCAGGTATAACTGTTTGACGTTGTGGATTGCCAATGTTTGAGTTGGGATCATGGAGATAGGAGGTTTGGCAGGCAGATTACATTGCCAGTTAACTTATTTTATGATTCATCTGTTGTAAATGTTTCGCATAATGTAAAAGGCAgtcagtgtttaattttttttaattgttttttttttcttatgaccaCATTGCATGGCCAAGGAAGGTGAAGTTTCATAATGTTGCAAGCTCCGGGGCAAGCCCATGATTTCCACCTTTTGAAGTTCCTCACTTGCCTGGAATGTGTTTCAGCCTTGTCACAATTAGTCATTTGACATGAATGTCACAACAAAAGTAATGACACTGGAAAATGATGTAGCAAATGATGAAGCGATTAAATGATGTACTTTTCAGCCAGCAGAAGTGTACAGTTTCAATGGCAACAGTTAGATCAGCATCAGTGTAAAGCAAAAtggtattattataattatatgagacatgttatttttcttcttctcactaCCATTGTGATTTTCACTTTCTTACCTAACAGACTCTCTTCATGGCATCCTTTTTCTATACACTCCACTATGTGTGGGTGCTCTACACTGGATTGAAGGAGAAGTATTATTGCAGACTGAATGGTATCCCAGCTCAGGTAATAAATCAAGTCATAATCATAAGCTCTGAtgatcattaattaaaaaatttaaacttaGGATTGTCCCATGTGTAATAAACCTTATATGACTCTTTCATTTCAGCATCCAACCCAAGCAAACCCATGCAGTAAACTGGCAGCAGTTATGTCCTGGTATGTAGAGCATGATTCCAGATTCTCTATACTACAGTATTATAAGTCCCCTAATATTAAACAACTATTTTTAATCATCCAGGATTTTCAGAAAGCTTGGaacatgtatttaatatattccTGTTAACACTGACTTTGCACTATATTATGTTCATAGATTGTAATGGGATGTCTGTATTTGCACTATGTTGTTCAATCTTATATTCTTTCTCATTCCAGTGTTTTGCCAATGATGCTCACAGTGCCAGTGTTCATAACAGGAAATGTGTTGCACTGTTATGTGAACTTTACCCAGCCCTACAGGTATGTCTGTTTCTAACTGTTGAATTCATCTGGAAAGCCCCAACAAAGCTTATTTAGACAATGATAATTCCCAGTCATTTTCTACTTAGCATACAACATAAAAAGCAGAAGGAACTGCTATAAGTTTGGTTACTGGAACTGtgtatgaaattaaaaaaaggacatcAGGTTCCTCCAGTGTCAAGCACTCAACCTCAAACATACAAGCTTGATATTATTTGCGTGGCTTCAATAAAATCTCTAGATATTTTTAACAGTTTGGGCAATGCTGAGTAGTAAGCAGAAGGCTTCTGCAAATatctttattgtatttttatttttgtaccaCATTGATGCCTTTTATTGCCAAAAGAAGGGTTGGAGTGGTTAAAATTTGCATGGAAGAAATGCTATGATGAGCAGACTGAAACCtcagattaaataaaatgaaagctaCGTGTTTGGGGATGATTCTACAAGCCTACATATGTTTATGCTCAGACTAGTTTgtcttatgtgtgtgtattttctgttGCTTTATTGTGtttgcagttttgtttttattattttacctacTGATTTGACTTCAGTACAGAACAACAGAAACAGCGACCCATTAGTTTGACTTATATGATACCAACTAGTACCAAGAGGCTTTGTTTATTAACattagaattttaaataaagctacactatatggccaaatgtatgtggacacatatggatcacacccatatgtaggcaCTTCccaatgttgccacaaagttgtaagcacaACTTTGTTGTaggatatctttgtatgctgtagcattaagatttcgcTTCACTGAAAtaaagaggcccaaacctgttccatcaTGACATTGCCCCTATGCACAAAGTGTGgcccataaagacatggtttgccaaggttggaatggaagaTCATGAGTGGCCTAAGCCCTGAATATACCCCACTGAACTGtcttaatgcccatggttttggaatgggcacatatgggtgtgatggtcatgtgtccatatacctttggccatatagtgtatttactaAATATAGAATTTTTCATGTTTACTTACAGATGTCTTTTGTTACACACCGGTGCTCTCTACCCAACCTCACAGGAGAGTGAGATACTCATGGCTTGTAAGATCATCAGTGACTACACCATCGCTATCTTCCTTATAACCTTCTTCTTCACTCTCACTGGGATTGTGGTGAGCTGCTTTCTGATCTGTGCTAAAGTTTCAGACATTTcttgaagatgtttttttttgtagtttaacTTACAGTCAGGTCTATAAATATCTGGACATTGATACATTTATTGTTATCTgcgctgtctaccacagtatattggactTTGAATTAAATAATACTTAGCCTTTGCACTTTAATTTGAGGAgtattacagcactttttatatctGGTCCCCCTTTATAAGGGACCAGAAGTAATttgctgctcagctgttccatggacaggtgtgtgttagtctagttgatttcaagtgtggcatgtgcatttggaatctgttgctgttaactctcaatataaAGTCCAGACAGCTGAAACATATGCACTGAAGATTGAGTGAGAGTAATGTGAAGCAGGCAGTGAGAGAAGAAAAGTTGAGGATTTCTCAATTTTATTCTTGCAAACGAGAAGTGAATAGAAGTGACCTAGATCTGATTGTGAATTGCTGTGAATTACAACAGTTATGCTCACAAATTTTTCACTTAAAATCTATTGAACTTTCATTCAGCaaatttgaggggaaaaaaagactatAGTTCAAAGCCCTATGGGCTTAGAGGCTGATGGGCAAGGCAGACATATAAAGCAGACATTTGTTAGTTGCAACAATTTGTGAGCATAATTGTTGTAATTGATTAAAAAGCAATTAATGTAATGTGCAGTGAGTAGAAGCAGGATGCAGGTGAGTGACATCAGCATGCTGTTTATCTGGGGCAATCCATAAAATAGTAAAGGTCACATCACTGGCAGGCAGGATAATTCCAAGAATATCCATAATCACAGTTGAGAACACGGAGACTGGTCAAACCTACGCTAGGCACTTGGCACCTGCGCAGAGAGAGGGAATACTCTTATTAGGTGATGACACCTAGACCAAACAGGCAATGCAAGTGTGCATCTACTCATTAGCTAGGATACATTTGTGTGTTgcaaggcaaataaaaaaaaaacgtttctcTAATCACATAGCTTACTATAGATAGCCTGAATGGAGGTAAAATGTGATCCTTGACAAATTATATCATGGTTTCCTGGTTGCCAAACAGTGATAGAGACTGGGCAATGTGGCGTCCATGTTGTCCTGTGTTCTTAATGTACTAATGTTGGATGTACTAATGATTGGTGAGGAGTGTCAGTGTTCCACGAGTGTTGGTGCTactgatttgttcatttgttcagaGGGATATCCTGAGGTGCAAATACAGTTCACACACCCCTAAGAACTGTGCCTTGTAGACAACTTTATATATATTCTTAAGATGATGAGTATACGACTATCACGCAAACAACATTGTACAAGGAAAAGGTAGACCGGGCCTGGCCAATTAATTAGGCTGATTAAGCATTTTAAGCTAATCAGTATTGGGCAGTCTGTGAGCATAACTGATTAATAAAAGTGCTCATGCTAACTTTTTTGTCCATCCCGGCAATTGCATACTGTCTTCAAATCCAATTAAATGCCTCAGAGAAAGCACTTGCATTGGAGTTCCCAGAGAACAAATGTTAAGGTGGAATTCTTAGCCCTCAGAgagttaattaatttaaattaattaagcTGTGATTACTCCAGCctctatatttaatttaattaaattcaattttatttgtatagcacttttaacaatggacattgttacaaagcagctttacagaaatatatacattctggatataaatttttaaatttataaattcatccattttttataaataaatttatccctgataagaaagccagaggtgacggtgacaaggaaaaactccctgacacAACAtcagaaagaaaccttgagaggaaccagactcaaaagggaacccatcctcatctgggtttcactggatagtgcaattataaataatttctgaaataaataataactgtatactatgttgtcaaaaagtgcagttgtgtaacagGATCTTATGAGCTTATGAGTATCTTATGAgcatgagcatcagagtcatttctgaattcattatagttttagtttgaagtgaattcagaaatgactctgatgctcatgatgctcatactcataagATGCtgctgaagttatcaactgttctgtgatggagacttgagtgcaaaacttttcatagcaattgcagtcctaaggctatcaaAGGAAGAACATCCATAGCCACCTTTATAGTTtctgtgtggtaccatccacagtaatttCATTGTAATCTTTATGCTGTCCAtgtgggccatcctcagcagcagcgaatgattttcaggtgatgagaactccaaccggaggtagggcatcaggatggatcaggcaggtccagagagtagtaggggtcaggatcactggtatctcaggagtagcatgtgtagctcaacagagagagagagacaggaggaggaagagagagagagaacacagattattaggtatgcccTTGTCACATAATGTTTAAAGACAACaaacattgtgtgcagagtgcaagcagggactcagGCAATACTAGCTATGATAGCATAACTAAAATGGAGAGCCATAAGGTAACACAGATATGAAGGCGCCCTGAGACATGAAGCAGCCaaccactccaccatcaacaaacctgagtgaatgggTGAGAATGGggggggcaacagcatccaGACATCCCAGTTCacaaaacactctatgcctgtgaaccctccagatctgcgcCTTTATCTAAGAAAACtctattaacaaaaggcttgacttaaatatgttttcagcttagacttaaacactgagactatGTCTGAGacctgaacactaattggaaggctgttccataactgtgggctttgtaagagaaagttcTGCCCCCTAATGTAGCCTTCagtattcgaggtaccaacaaagggCCTGTACCATTTGCTGTACCAGTtcataaaagaccagaagttTGCTCACGTACTGCagcgtgagaccattcagtgcctTATAGCCCAattgtagtattttataatcaatgcaaaatttgactGGGAACCGATGCAGTGTgaataagataggggtgatgtggtcatatcgtctggttctagtaaggactctgaTTGCtgcattatgcattatgctgcattgcaataatccaacctagagatAACAAAAgaatgaactagtttttctgcatcatgtactgacattatatttcttatcttggcaatatttctgaaatgaaagaaggctatcctagtagtATTATCTACGTAAGCTtcaaaatgaaagactggagtcaataacagctgacagggtcaaggtcaggttttttaaaatCAGGGGTCTACATGTCTACATAATAATCAAATTGCCTGGCTTTGAaataatagtctgaatttttattgcctgatattttcaattttgtttttgaaaaaaaatcatgaagtcatcactactACATATTAATGGTGTGCATGCTTCTGGGGTGGTTTTATTCCGAGTTAACTTTGCTACAGtcttaaataagaatctaggattatctTCTATTAGTGTTGAAAGATATGTTCATCTAGCAGCAcgaagagcttttctatagctcaggaaGCTCTGCTTCTATGCTGTTtggaatactaccaatttagtttgatgccatttataTTCTAATTTTCAAGTGATCTGTCTTAAGGTGCGTGTGTGatcgttataccagggtgctagtttttactctaattattttccttttaaatggAGGTACATTATCTAGAGTGTAGTCGAAAGTTGACTCGAAGCAATCAGTTTcctgatcaagttctgtggggtcagacGATGATCCAATCAAGGTTGATAACTCTGAGAGATAAAACTATGTACAGTAGCTGATGTGAATGTACGTTTGTCGCGGTAGCGTGGCGAAGTGCATATTTTATGActaagatacattttaaatgagataaggtaatgatctgagatagcttcagacagTGGAAGTGTgactatattttttatatttaatctgtAGGTTTgtattagatcaagagtgtgaccatggttatgagtgggtcctattacattctgattaacccctactgaatctagaatggaatCTGTatcatttgtcatttgtttGATTCGTGTCGTTTAGTAAGAAAATACGATTTTAAGCTAAGATAGCTAATAGCACAAATGCAACAAAAGCATAATGCTTTGCAGACTGCATGCGGCATGCCACGTACTTGCGTAACACATATTACAAACTGCctactgaatttttaaatacatctgtgatttaaaaaattatttagctaTACCCAGCTTAGAATACATACACATCATCATCTGTAATCATACCGCTCAATGCTGAATCTATTCTTCTTCTTGCTCTAGGTGCTAATGATAAAAGCTCGCTCCTTATACAAGCGCTGTGTTACTTCTCACGGCTTCTTTGCTGACCGTCAATGGGCCACACTTCGTGTGCTGGAACAGCGCATGTTCCTTTACCCATCTGCATTCTTTTTCTGCTGGGGACCAGGTAAACACAAGTTTAAAATTAAGCTCTTGTATTATtaattctatatttatttattactacagGTAAGTACCTAACCATAAATGAACCTAATCATAAACCCTGTTAACCAAATGTCTCTGGGCTGCATTTGgtggaatctttttttttttttttttgggctgttCTTGGGTTCCAGGCATAAAAAGAGGAACTCAAAAAAGTACCATATTTTTTGAGCAACATGTTGATGTCTTCCTCTTTTGGACAGCAATTTTCCTGGCCACCATGATGTTATTCAAACCAGAGGAGGTGGAAGGAAAGGTGGGAGTTATCCTGTACATTCTACAGGTAAGCCAAAATAAATCTGCTGTACAACCGATATAAAAGTgatcttttattaatttttatagcAGCTGTATAATTCCTTTTTAAATTGTTACCACCTTGTTACTCTCAGTTTACAATGACTTCATCTGTGTGCTATTGATCATTACCATATGTAGCACTTTTCACCACTGCCAGTGTCACTAAGCAGTTTAACAGAAAGTAAGGTCAAAAGCCAAAGAAGATAAtagcaagaaaaaactcccttaCGACTTTGTTCTAAGCCAAACCACTCTAtttaatgtacattatatattataagcTACACCCACTGCTAACATGTACCtaaaatcaagcacatagcCATGCAGTCTCCATAGACAAACATTGGCAGTAGAATGAGTCGTACTGAAGGGCTAAGTGACTTTAAACAGGGCACTGTCACAGGACGCCACCTTTGCTACAAGTCAGTTTGTGAAGCTTCAGCCTTGCTAGATCTGCCCCAATTAACTGTATGTACTATTATTGTGGACGCAtctaggagcaacaacagctcagccaTGAAGCAGTAGACCACCAAACTCACACAGTGTGCCTGGTGAGTGCCGAAGTGCATagagcataaaaaaaaaaatcgcctATGTTCTGTTGTATCACTGACTACAgagttccaaactgcctctggaagcaacatcagcacaagaactgtgcaTCGGAAGCGTCAttaaatgggtttccatggccaagcagctACATACAAGCCCAAGATCACTATGCCCAATGCCAAGTTTCAGCTGGAGTGGTATAAAGCACTCCACACCTGGACTTTGGAGCAGTAGAAACACGTTCTCTGGAAtgatgaatcacgcttcacTATCTGACACTCTGAAGGCCAGACCTAGGGTTGGCAGATGCCAGGAGAACGCTACCTACCTGTGGAGaaactccagtggcctgcacagagccctgacctcaactccacctttgggatgaattggaatgtcAATTGTAGCCAGGTCCtcttgtccaacatcagtgcccgacctcacaaatgctcttTTGACTGAAAAAATTCCCACAGACACTCCAAAATATTGTAGAATGCTTTCTCAGAAAAGTGGATGCTATTGTAGCCGCTGAAAGTTGGAGGGGGGTTATGGTCAGAtttacacatacttttggccatatagtgtattattctGTATTTGAAGTATGAAAGAATCAGGGGTTTAATTGGTAAGGTGATGATTGCTCATGTGGTCTTATTGAGACTACTGACTAGCTAGTGAAGGCCAAGCTATAAAGATCATAGTGATGCAGAGACAGAATGCTTTAGTGATTGAAAAATGATAACGCCATAATCTAGTACTGATACATGTATTTGAACAATATACTTCCTTTCCTGTGAAAAACAGGATTTGTTTCtataaggaaaaacaaaaagaaggcAAAGGTTTGTTGTACCAAACATTGATTtgactggtttttttttttgtttactgatattTGTAGTAAGTTGGCaccagcacagtgcataaaatcatgcagatacaggtcaagagcttcagttcatgtgcAAGATGGGCTtggttggagtatttcagaTATTGCTGATCTCgaacagactggtttgagctgacagaaagtctacagtaactcaaataatcactctttccAACCATGGtgcgcagaaaagcatctcagaatgcacaacacatcaaactttgaggtaGATGGGCaagaacagcagaagaccatatcaggttccact includes:
- the tmem116 gene encoding transmembrane protein 116 isoform X1, which translates into the protein MDMFLSNSSQVNTTLPAEDWTSVYSAVRWIQMSMALLSILGSGSIIFYTVLQKHVKTSEVQPLFLLSLTDLLLAVSWLSGALLFSNSCDSHATCYNLHTVEQTLFMASFFYTLHYVWVLYTGLKEKYYCRLNGIPAQHPTQANPCSKLAAVMSCVLPMMLTVPVFITGNVLHCYVNFTQPYRCLLLHTGALYPTSQESEILMACKIISDYTIAIFLITFFFTLTGIVVLMIKARSLYKRCVTSHGFFADRQWATLRVLEQRMFLYPSAFFFCWGPAIFLATMMLFKPEEVEGKVGVILYILQSSKLPLEATSAQELCIGSVIKWVSMAKQLHTSPRSLCPMPSFSWSGIKHSTPGLWSSRNTFSGMMNHASLSDTLKARPRVGRCQENATYLWRNSSGLHRALTSTPPLG
- the tmem116 gene encoding transmembrane protein 116 isoform X2 gives rise to the protein MDMFLSNSSQVNTTLPAEDWTSVYSAVRWIQMSMALLSILGSGSIIFYTVLQKHVKTSEVQPLFLLSLTDLLLAVSWLSGALLFSNSCDSHATCYNLHTVEQTLFMASFFYTLHYVWVLYTGLKEKYYCRLNGIPAQHPTQANPCSKLAAVMSCVLPMMLTVPVFITGNVLHCYVNFTQPYRCLLLHTGALYPTSQESEILMACKIISDYTIAIFLITFFFTLTGIVVLMIKARSLYKRCVTSHGFFADRQWATLRVLEQRMFLYPSAFFFCWGPAIFLATMMLFKPEEVEGKVGVILYILQAFTSGSQGLLNCLVYGWTQQHFRTLSRGTVRDADTQTPLLRSQKQTYNTLCSSSTGMQHI